The Desulfovibrio psychrotolerans genomic interval AGCCGGGCAGAAGGTCCAGCCTGCCGGACAGGCAGCCTGCCAGAAAGAACCCCAGAATGATGAGACTACCTTTCATCCAGCCGCCCCCGCAGAATAAAGCGATCCAGCAACCATACGGCGGCAACGCTGCCTGCAAGGCAGCTCAGGCTTATGGCAAACGCCTGCGCGCCGATGGTGCCAAGCTGGCGAATGAGTTCCGCATCGGAGCCCAGAGAGACGCCCAGCAGGAAGAGCAGGCCGTATATGGCCCACATGGTCAGCTTGTCTACGGTGTAAATCACCTTTTCCCGCCTGCGTAAGGCATAGCCAAGCGGGATGCCAGCGACAATGCAGCCTACTTCCAGAAACACGCGGTTGCTCCTTGAATGTCGAATGGTGCAGGGAGGATGGCCGCATTTTTCTTTTGTGCAAGGCCCCCGGCCCTATCCGGTTCTGCTGCGGGTATACCGCATGGGCGGAGAAGTCAATCCGGGCAGCCTGCCCGGATTGGGGACAGGAGGTTTTTTGCAAAGATGTGCCTTGTTGTGACCTTTATCACATCCCCCTTGTTCCGAGTGACTATATTGGGGGTGCGGACGAAGTAAATCAGGTAACTAGGGCGTATGCCCGGGAGAATCATTATGAAGAAGACGAGTCTTACGCAGGTACGTGACTACAGGGATACCGGATTTCACAAGCATCTGGTGCATGAGTCCGAGAATTTTAAGATTCTGAATTTCAACTTCAAGGCGGGCCAGCAGTTGCCCATTCACAGCCACGATCTGGACGGAGAACTGTCCATTGTGGTTATCGCGGGGCGCGGCGAGTTTCTGGGAGACAATGGCGCGGTTATTCCCGCAGAAACAGGGGACGTGCTCATCTCTGAAATCCGCAAACCGCACGGAGTGCGCGCCAT includes:
- a CDS encoding LysO family transporter, whose protein sequence is MFLEVGCIVAGIPLGYALRRREKVIYTVDKLTMWAIYGLLFLLGVSLGSDAELIRQLGTIGAQAFAISLSCLAGSVAAVWLLDRFILRGRLDER
- a CDS encoding cupin domain-containing protein, which encodes MKKTSLTQVRDYRDTGFHKHLVHESENFKILNFNFKAGQQLPIHSHDLDGELSIVVIAGRGEFLGDNGAVIPAETGDVLISEIRKPHGVRAITDMSVLVTIAPPI